From Candidatus Dormiibacterota bacterium, a single genomic window includes:
- a CDS encoding HAMP domain-containing sensor histidine kinase: MFQRSVASRLALLYATIFGVTILLVVLASAIALIAELSHFELELMIGKQQQARFIAQGYEDAGLSLRQAAPAIVNELSNLGTRVAVFDQEGAYVAGDRTLHPPGLDRMLALRIHQLEALNPVTRFPRVFVMPPGQTGPPLPIGHGPPTRSVTAVAGGFVGIETSLWLLLGSLMPYWFVVLGLALGATVLSWFGGRLVAAQALRPLNDVTDSLLALADGDYTQRRFVMAGGDEIATLTGAYNDAAASVASAMEQRRATEERMRLFVADAGHELRTPLTVIGGYIDVLRRGAVEEVRVARQILSTMALEKEHMRGLIDRLMRLARLDAEAGPNAEPINVVDLLRSQCDAARRYDEQRTIDYSVDGATEIVADRAELGEAIWNILENALKYAPESPIHLSALRSNGHTTISVRDEGPGMSEPERLHAFERFYRGDQRGEIAGSGLGLSIAKRAVERAGGAIGIESAPGRGTTVSITLESPA, translated from the coding sequence GTGTTCCAGCGCTCCGTCGCGTCGCGACTCGCGTTGCTGTACGCGACGATCTTCGGCGTGACGATCCTGCTCGTCGTGCTCGCATCGGCGATTGCGCTCATCGCCGAGCTCAGTCACTTCGAGCTCGAGCTCATGATCGGCAAACAACAGCAGGCGCGATTCATCGCGCAAGGGTACGAGGACGCAGGCCTCTCGCTGCGGCAAGCTGCGCCCGCGATCGTCAACGAGCTGAGCAACCTCGGAACGCGCGTTGCGGTCTTCGATCAGGAAGGCGCATATGTCGCGGGCGACCGCACACTCCATCCGCCCGGGTTGGACCGGATGCTCGCGCTGCGCATTCATCAATTGGAAGCGTTGAACCCGGTGACGCGCTTTCCGCGCGTCTTCGTCATGCCGCCGGGACAGACCGGACCGCCGCTGCCCATCGGGCACGGGCCTCCGACGCGCAGCGTCACCGCGGTTGCCGGCGGATTCGTCGGGATTGAGACGTCGCTCTGGCTCTTGCTCGGGTCGCTCATGCCGTACTGGTTCGTCGTTCTCGGGCTCGCGCTCGGAGCGACCGTGCTCTCGTGGTTCGGCGGCCGGCTCGTCGCCGCGCAGGCGCTGCGGCCGCTCAACGACGTGACGGATTCGTTGCTGGCTCTCGCGGACGGCGATTACACGCAACGCCGGTTCGTCATGGCCGGTGGTGACGAGATCGCGACGCTGACGGGCGCGTACAACGATGCGGCGGCCTCTGTCGCTTCGGCGATGGAGCAGCGCCGCGCGACGGAAGAGCGGATGCGGCTCTTCGTCGCCGATGCGGGGCACGAGCTGCGCACGCCGCTCACGGTGATCGGAGGGTACATCGACGTCCTGCGGCGCGGTGCCGTGGAAGAGGTTCGGGTCGCGCGGCAGATTCTGTCGACGATGGCGCTCGAGAAAGAGCACATGCGCGGCTTGATCGATCGGCTCATGCGCTTGGCCCGTCTCGATGCGGAGGCTGGGCCGAATGCCGAGCCCATCAACGTCGTCGATCTATTGCGCTCGCAGTGCGACGCGGCGCGCAGATATGACGAGCAGCGCACGATCGATTACAGCGTCGATGGTGCGACCGAGATAGTCGCAGACCGCGCCGAACTCGGAGAGGCAATCTGGAACATCCTCGAAAACGCGCTGAAGTACGCGCCGGAGAGTCCCATTCATCTCTCCGCGTTGCGCAGCAACGGCCACACGACGATCTCCGTTCGCGACGAGGGCCCGGGTATGTCCGAGCCCGAGCGGCTTCACGCCTTCGAGCGTTTCTACCGGGGCGATCAGCGTGGGGAGATCGCCGGAAGCGGCCTGGGCCTCTCGATCGCCAAACGCGCCGTCGAGCGCGCGGGTGGAGCGATCGGCATCGAGAGCGCTCCGGGACGCGGGACCACGGTAAGCATTACGCTGGAGAGTCCGGCCTAG
- a CDS encoding TonB-dependent receptor: MVRRLVLHAMTALAIVVAPLPSLAQQSDSGRIRIVVVDASSKAPVALARVLLTGPVIASEVTRENGQVLFTDVPDGIYRARVVKNGYEAATSPQFEIIEGRAVEVSVSLAATSGLRVIGRVTVHSSTLVSADTLNQDSAQRRLSSDLADALNKLSGVSVSTSSDDSDATQTVSLEGHDASQTQLTLDGIPLNAPGAAGNLGMFATDLFTGASVRMGPQLGGLGGGVNFSTLEPTLSWLSYLTFSAGSYGRYNYSLAETGSDGKLGVALQTTDRFTPSLVDGERYLDASGLDYIHEGNTSIGGELVKLHYAFSDTQTLVGTFMNSTRESGLVCLRIDGTLPCGYGPNNGMQSNFDMYSLTDDALLGATTVQASIYGMDAKSVRDELNRFVGGIADPNGFATNAASRGFSINAMLPSRERHTIALSAYGTTTQVTSTPLVTQAIPYYLGAAQSSYDAFQATDTIHSNDKLTLTDSLGISHASHAPSTLLASAGMTWRPTARDTYALSYALGGVAAGGTRQTTLTDPASLQFDCYGNVAYGSAPGDQPGASSSSSLRAAYTRALPGGSISLQLYRQVENGVVLPVDVNGSVLTSTGVVPVTYPSLVQPIWDSPAGCDRPPGTPFSATQLYFMTPIGGTQRVYQGVELSSYLTFGDLVVQPFYNLTSATVFSVDPRIENPYSIVIPGRQIPNVPLNRAGITFDYKASGSPLEYLLDAQYTASNNWSHLPAYLTMDAGVGAQLEHGTLTAIASNVTNAYGGVFTSSQWEVPYVTLGGMQIANLARPLQPRMYSVTYTVKFGAGAQQVTTQTALQNESHRGPVGFFGGRRGPGPARGGFRNLFSPLPAAPPVQPFALRTGAQLCAAGDAAYARELGETLAAFVVRIETAKTTAGYPATMPVPSLPDATVAYHGLGATYALTVTPRSFERMRPIIGCLSVHRATPDDVTAHHLYRPQTQLFMVPQLEFMPAVGLYFAPQPPQPGQENFRVYVLPSAPPANPFEVRAGGSCAGPERNTAVELIGELRAHFTKGVAAPSFTITPHAARAGTWYELNPGDPATLGALLRCGRVAGATAQELQQRGWDGRSVPELNYAPALGIYMIRPEFRPNGGVLIHGGRPAPSASVSPLPSPSPP; encoded by the coding sequence ATGGTACGCCGGCTCGTTCTCCATGCGATGACGGCGCTCGCGATCGTCGTGGCGCCGCTTCCAAGCCTCGCACAGCAGAGCGACTCCGGCCGAATCCGCATCGTCGTCGTCGACGCTTCGTCGAAGGCGCCGGTGGCGCTTGCGCGCGTCCTGCTTACGGGCCCCGTGATCGCAAGCGAGGTGACGCGCGAGAACGGGCAAGTGCTCTTCACCGACGTCCCGGATGGCATCTACCGTGCGCGCGTCGTCAAGAACGGCTACGAAGCCGCGACGTCGCCGCAGTTCGAAATCATCGAAGGGCGCGCCGTCGAGGTGAGCGTGAGCTTGGCGGCAACGTCGGGACTACGCGTGATCGGCAGGGTGACCGTGCACTCTTCGACCCTGGTATCCGCCGATACGCTCAACCAAGACTCGGCGCAGCGGCGGCTCTCGAGCGATCTCGCGGACGCGCTCAACAAGCTTTCGGGGGTCTCGGTCTCGACGTCGAGTGACGACAGCGACGCGACGCAGACCGTCTCGCTCGAAGGCCACGACGCGAGCCAGACGCAGCTCACCCTCGACGGAATCCCTCTCAACGCTCCCGGCGCAGCCGGTAATCTCGGCATGTTCGCGACCGATCTGTTCACGGGCGCGTCGGTGCGCATGGGACCGCAGCTCGGCGGACTCGGCGGCGGTGTCAACTTCTCGACGCTCGAGCCGACGCTGAGCTGGCTCTCCTATCTCACATTCTCGGCGGGCTCGTACGGGCGCTACAACTATTCGCTGGCAGAGACGGGCTCCGACGGCAAGCTGGGCGTGGCGCTCCAGACGACGGACCGCTTCACACCGAGTTTGGTAGACGGAGAGCGCTACCTCGACGCGAGCGGTCTCGACTACATCCACGAGGGGAACACGTCCATCGGCGGAGAGCTCGTGAAGCTGCATTACGCCTTCAGCGATACGCAGACGCTGGTCGGCACGTTCATGAACTCGACGCGGGAGAGTGGGCTCGTCTGTCTGCGTATCGACGGTACGTTGCCGTGTGGATACGGCCCTAACAACGGCATGCAGAGCAACTTCGACATGTACTCGCTGACCGACGACGCACTCCTAGGCGCAACGACCGTCCAAGCATCGATCTACGGCATGGACGCCAAGAGCGTGCGCGACGAGCTCAACCGGTTCGTCGGCGGCATCGCCGATCCCAACGGCTTCGCGACGAACGCCGCGAGCCGAGGGTTTTCCATCAACGCGATGCTGCCGTCCCGGGAGCGCCATACCATCGCGCTCTCGGCCTACGGCACGACGACGCAAGTGACGAGCACGCCGCTCGTGACGCAGGCGATTCCGTACTACCTGGGCGCGGCGCAGTCGTCCTATGACGCATTCCAGGCTACGGATACGATCCATTCCAACGACAAGCTGACGTTGACCGATTCCCTCGGCATCAGCCACGCCTCGCACGCGCCTTCGACGCTTCTGGCGAGCGCCGGGATGACATGGAGGCCGACCGCGCGCGACACGTACGCGCTCTCGTACGCTCTCGGAGGCGTCGCCGCCGGTGGGACGCGGCAGACCACGCTGACCGATCCGGCTTCGCTGCAGTTCGACTGCTACGGCAACGTTGCGTACGGGAGCGCCCCCGGCGACCAGCCCGGCGCGAGCTCGTCCAGCTCGCTGCGCGCCGCCTACACGCGCGCGCTGCCGGGTGGCAGCATTTCGTTGCAGCTCTATCGCCAAGTCGAGAACGGCGTCGTGCTTCCGGTCGACGTGAACGGCTCGGTGCTCACCTCCACGGGCGTCGTACCCGTGACGTACCCCTCGCTCGTGCAACCGATCTGGGACTCCCCTGCAGGTTGCGATCGGCCGCCGGGAACGCCTTTCTCGGCGACGCAGCTGTACTTCATGACGCCGATAGGCGGCACGCAACGCGTCTATCAAGGCGTGGAGCTTTCGTCATACCTGACGTTCGGTGATTTGGTCGTGCAGCCGTTCTACAATCTCACCTCGGCGACGGTCTTCTCGGTCGATCCGCGTATCGAGAACCCGTATTCGATCGTCATCCCCGGCAGGCAGATCCCGAACGTTCCGCTGAACCGCGCGGGAATCACGTTCGACTACAAGGCGTCCGGCTCGCCGCTCGAGTATTTGCTCGACGCACAGTACACCGCCAGCAACAACTGGAGTCATCTGCCGGCCTACCTGACGATGGATGCAGGCGTGGGAGCACAGCTCGAGCACGGGACGTTGACGGCGATCGCGAGCAACGTCACGAACGCGTACGGCGGCGTCTTTACCAGCTCGCAGTGGGAAGTCCCGTACGTCACGCTCGGCGGCATGCAGATCGCGAACCTTGCGCGGCCGTTACAACCGCGCATGTATTCGGTGACGTACACGGTGAAGTTCGGCGCCGGAGCGCAGCAAGTGACGACGCAGACGGCGCTGCAGAACGAGTCGCACCGTGGCCCAGTGGGCTTTTTCGGCGGGCGCCGCGGTCCCGGTCCGGCGCGCGGAGGATTCCGCAATCTGTTTTCGCCTTTGCCGGCGGCACCGCCGGTGCAGCCGTTTGCGCTCCGCACGGGCGCGCAGCTCTGCGCCGCCGGCGACGCGGCCTATGCTCGCGAGCTCGGGGAGACGCTCGCCGCATTCGTGGTCCGAATCGAAACGGCGAAAACCACGGCAGGGTACCCGGCGACGATGCCGGTGCCGAGTCTCCCCGACGCGACGGTCGCATACCACGGTCTGGGCGCCACGTACGCGCTGACCGTCACGCCACGGTCGTTCGAACGCATGCGTCCGATCATCGGGTGCCTGAGCGTCCATCGCGCGACGCCGGACGACGTTACGGCACACCATCTCTACCGGCCGCAGACGCAACTCTTCATGGTGCCGCAGCTCGAGTTCATGCCGGCGGTTGGGTTGTATTTCGCGCCACAGCCGCCGCAGCCGGGCCAGGAGAACTTCCGCGTCTACGTCCTGCCTTCGGCGCCGCCTGCCAACCCGTTCGAGGTGCGTGCCGGTGGATCGTGCGCGGGCCCCGAGCGCAACACCGCGGTGGAGCTGATCGGCGAGCTGCGCGCACATTTCACGAAAGGCGTGGCGGCCCCGAGCTTCACGATCACGCCGCACGCCGCGCGAGCCGGCACCTGGTACGAGCTGAATCCCGGCGATCCGGCAACGCTCGGTGCGCTCCTGCGCTGCGGACGCGTTGCCGGTGCCACCGCACAGGAGCTGCAGCAGCGCGGCTGGGACGGCAGGAGCGTTCCGGAGCTGAACTACGCGCCGGCACTCGGAATCTATATGATTCGCCCGGAGTTCCGGCCTAACGGCGGCGTGTTGATTCACGGCGGCCGGCCGGCGCCTTCTGCCAGCGTCTCGCCGTTGCCGTCGCCCTCTCCGCCGTAA
- a CDS encoding DNA-3-methyladenine glycosylase I, whose product MTATIPQVVMPSSLDDYLEIMTRAVFQAGVSWKQIAAHWDAYRSAFDGFDVARVAAFADADTARVLETDGVLRSPRKVQATIRNARTLLELDREHGTFRDYLRGFADYAATAKALKRRFAFMGEMNAWYFLFRVGEPVPRFEAWVTTIPGSHPRMLEMVELARKQGRSSERP is encoded by the coding sequence GTGACGGCGACGATTCCGCAGGTCGTCATGCCAAGCTCGCTCGACGACTACCTCGAGATCATGACGCGCGCCGTTTTTCAAGCGGGCGTGAGCTGGAAGCAGATCGCGGCGCATTGGGACGCGTACCGCAGCGCATTCGACGGATTCGACGTCGCGCGCGTCGCGGCGTTCGCAGATGCTGATACCGCACGCGTTCTCGAGACCGACGGCGTCCTGCGTTCGCCACGCAAGGTTCAAGCCACGATTCGTAACGCGCGCACGTTGCTCGAGCTCGATCGCGAGCACGGAACCTTCCGCGACTACCTACGCGGTTTCGCCGACTACGCAGCCACGGCGAAGGCCCTCAAGAGACGCTTCGCCTTCATGGGCGAGATGAATGCATGGTACTTTCTCTTTCGCGTCGGGGAGCCGGTGCCGCGATTCGAGGCGTGGGTGACGACGATTCCCGGCAGTCATCCGCGCATGCTCGAGATGGTCGAGCTCGCGCGAAAACAGGGCCGCTCTTCCGAACGGCCCTAA
- a CDS encoding amidohydrolase: MSTLAVPSELVDDVVAVRRHLHMQPELGFEEQRTAAFVAQRLRSLGFEVHERIAMTGVVGVIRGALPGRTIMLRADMDALPILEETEHAYRSRIDGTMHACGHDGHVAILLGVATLVASARHELAGTLCLVFQPAEEGKGGAKAMVDEGLIERFGIERAYGLHLSSKYPTGTLAFRAGPMYASSDSIEIDVLGVGGHGAAPHETVDPIVVAANFVTSVQQIASRAIDPLEPAVITIASIHAGTIHNVIPRTCRMLGTVRAFSADVRNAMPERIERVLRSCCDAAGAKYAFDYLWRYPVTANDPDQTAYARALAARLVGDERAIEADRLMGAEDFSFFAQRVPACFYTLGARGGPATSHPHHSSLFDIDESALPAGVAMMTALALDAARNAP, encoded by the coding sequence GTGTCCACGCTCGCGGTCCCTTCAGAGCTGGTCGACGATGTCGTCGCAGTGCGACGCCATCTCCACATGCAGCCGGAGCTCGGGTTCGAGGAGCAGCGCACTGCCGCGTTCGTCGCGCAACGGCTCCGATCGCTCGGCTTCGAAGTGCACGAACGAATCGCGATGACGGGTGTCGTCGGCGTCATCCGCGGAGCGCTGCCGGGTCGCACGATCATGCTGCGCGCGGATATGGATGCGCTGCCGATCCTCGAGGAAACCGAACACGCCTACCGCTCGCGCATCGACGGTACGATGCATGCTTGCGGCCATGACGGTCACGTCGCGATCCTGCTCGGAGTAGCGACGCTCGTCGCAAGCGCGCGCCACGAGCTCGCAGGAACGCTTTGCCTCGTCTTCCAGCCCGCAGAGGAAGGCAAGGGCGGCGCGAAGGCGATGGTCGACGAAGGCCTCATCGAGCGCTTCGGGATCGAGCGTGCGTACGGGCTGCATCTGTCGTCCAAATATCCCACCGGGACGCTGGCCTTCCGCGCCGGCCCGATGTACGCATCCAGCGACTCCATAGAGATCGACGTGCTGGGCGTCGGCGGACACGGTGCGGCGCCACATGAAACCGTCGATCCCATCGTGGTCGCCGCGAACTTCGTCACGTCCGTGCAGCAGATCGCTTCACGCGCAATCGATCCGCTCGAGCCCGCCGTCATTACCATTGCGTCCATTCACGCCGGAACGATCCACAACGTCATTCCGCGTACGTGTCGCATGTTGGGGACCGTCCGCGCATTCTCCGCCGACGTTCGCAATGCCATGCCGGAGCGCATCGAGCGCGTGCTCCGCTCGTGCTGCGACGCGGCGGGCGCGAAATACGCCTTCGATTACCTCTGGCGCTACCCGGTAACGGCAAACGATCCGGATCAGACCGCCTATGCGCGCGCCCTCGCGGCACGCCTGGTCGGCGACGAACGCGCCATCGAGGCCGATCGCCTCATGGGTGCCGAAGACTTCTCGTTCTTCGCGCAGCGCGTTCCCGCGTGTTTCTACACGCTCGGCGCGCGCGGCGGCCCGGCGACCTCGCACCCGCACCATTCCAGCCTCTTCGACATCGACGAATCCGCACTGCCGGCCGGCGTTGCGATGATGACCGCGCTGGCTCTCGACGCGGCTCGCAACGCACCGTGA
- a CDS encoding Mpo1-like protein, which translates to MTKARLFGEYASYHNDPRNRICHAFGIPLIILGLLGLTAQVRLGPVTLAMVLAVLTLAYYVTIDLRGTLVSLLIFAALYVIGTRLAWEFDAGAFVLGWIFQLVGHRFEGTKPKFLENLIYLLIGPLYIFEEGVDALARCF; encoded by the coding sequence ATGACCAAGGCTCGGCTCTTCGGCGAATACGCGTCGTATCACAACGACCCGCGTAATCGCATCTGTCACGCGTTCGGAATCCCGCTCATCATCCTCGGTCTCTTGGGGCTCACCGCGCAGGTGCGCCTCGGCCCCGTGACCCTTGCCATGGTTCTCGCAGTTCTCACGCTCGCGTACTACGTCACGATCGATTTACGCGGCACGCTGGTATCGTTGCTGATCTTCGCCGCACTCTACGTCATCGGCACGAGGCTCGCGTGGGAGTTCGATGCGGGCGCATTCGTTCTCGGCTGGATCTTCCAGCTCGTCGGGCATCGGTTCGAGGGAACGAAACCGAAGTTCCTCGAGAATCTGATCTATCTCTTGATCGGCCCGCTCTATATATTCGAAGAGGGAGTCGATGCTTTGGCCCGTTGCTTTTAG
- a CDS encoding zinc-ribbon domain containing protein — translation MLNCVDCGRQFVFSAGEQRFYEQKGFQNKPNRCQDCRQARKAMRTQSGQPSGAGGAPRVRETFTATCSNCGAVAELPFNPRGDKPVYCRDCFSSR, via the coding sequence ATGCTCAACTGTGTGGATTGCGGCCGCCAGTTCGTATTTAGTGCCGGGGAGCAGCGCTTTTACGAACAGAAGGGTTTCCAGAACAAACCGAACCGGTGCCAGGATTGCCGGCAAGCGCGTAAGGCGATGCGCACGCAGAGCGGCCAACCGAGCGGCGCAGGCGGTGCGCCGCGGGTGCGCGAGACGTTCACGGCGACGTGCAGCAACTGCGGTGCGGTAGCGGAGCTGCCGTTCAATCCGCGCGGCGATAAGCCCGTGTACTGTCGAGACTGCTTTTCGTCACGATAG
- a CDS encoding sodium:solute symporter family protein, whose protein sequence is MSAAGLALGIVALVIVATILFALWSSWHVHTSPVEFIVGGRSFGTVFLWLLLAGEVYTSFTFLGAAGLAYGRGAPAYYILAYGTCGYVIGYFLLPAIWRVGKERGLLTGPDFFIDRYGSRTLGVGIALVQLVFMIPYVTLQLSGLQTLLALAGYGTFDATAAVGVAFLLIALFVFSAGLRGTAWASVIKDALVLAAVVFAGIALPLHFFGSIPGMFAHLRAAHAAMLTLAPAGAPNGTVWYVSTVLLTGIGFFMGPQSFAATYSARSESVLRRNAVFLPLYQVVLLLVFFAGFSALLIVPGLKGAKVDESFLLVVQRFYPPWVMGLVAAAGALAALVPASALLLGTASVAAKNVLGDGLGLARSDSARVLATRAFVLVIAVLALALWLFEKQTLVGLLLIVYNGITQAAPGVVSAFVWRRATAWGVGAGVAGGIATVICLTATPAPWGVNPGFLGLLVNVVLLVAVSIVTKSSLDSTRAYRRAD, encoded by the coding sequence GTGAGTGCTGCCGGCCTCGCGCTCGGGATCGTCGCGCTCGTCATCGTGGCGACGATTCTCTTTGCGCTCTGGAGCTCGTGGCACGTTCACACGAGTCCTGTAGAGTTCATCGTCGGCGGCCGCTCCTTCGGCACCGTCTTCCTCTGGCTCTTGCTCGCCGGCGAAGTCTACACGAGTTTCACCTTTCTGGGCGCGGCAGGCTTGGCATACGGCCGTGGCGCGCCCGCATACTACATCCTCGCGTACGGAACGTGCGGCTACGTCATCGGGTACTTCTTGCTGCCCGCGATCTGGCGGGTCGGCAAGGAGCGCGGGCTGCTGACGGGCCCCGATTTCTTCATCGATCGCTACGGAAGCCGGACGCTCGGCGTGGGCATCGCGCTCGTGCAACTCGTCTTCATGATCCCATACGTAACTCTCCAGCTGAGCGGCTTGCAGACACTGCTCGCGCTCGCCGGGTACGGCACCTTCGACGCGACGGCTGCCGTCGGCGTCGCCTTCCTGCTGATCGCGCTCTTCGTCTTCTCTGCTGGGTTGCGCGGCACCGCGTGGGCCAGCGTCATCAAGGACGCATTGGTGCTCGCTGCGGTCGTCTTTGCCGGCATCGCCCTTCCCCTGCACTTCTTTGGTTCGATACCCGGGATGTTCGCGCACCTGCGCGCGGCACACGCGGCGATGCTGACGCTCGCTCCGGCGGGAGCGCCGAACGGCACGGTCTGGTACGTCTCAACGGTGCTGCTGACCGGCATCGGCTTCTTCATGGGGCCGCAATCCTTCGCCGCGACGTACAGTGCGCGCAGCGAGAGCGTTCTGCGCCGGAACGCCGTCTTTCTGCCGCTCTATCAAGTCGTGCTCTTGCTCGTGTTCTTCGCCGGCTTTAGCGCGCTGCTCATCGTTCCGGGCCTGAAGGGAGCGAAGGTCGACGAATCGTTCCTCCTCGTCGTCCAACGCTTCTACCCGCCGTGGGTCATGGGGCTCGTCGCGGCAGCCGGAGCGCTCGCCGCACTCGTGCCCGCCTCGGCGCTCCTGCTCGGAACGGCGAGCGTCGCAGCGAAGAACGTTCTGGGCGACGGGCTCGGGCTCGCACGCAGCGACAGCGCCCGCGTGCTCGCGACGCGCGCCTTCGTTCTCGTCATTGCCGTACTCGCGCTCGCCCTATGGCTCTTCGAAAAACAGACGCTGGTCGGGCTGCTGTTGATCGTATACAACGGCATTACGCAGGCCGCACCGGGCGTGGTCAGCGCGTTCGTCTGGCGCCGCGCGACGGCATGGGGCGTCGGCGCAGGCGTGGCAGGCGGAATTGCGACCGTGATCTGCTTGACCGCGACACCTGCTCCCTGGGGCGTGAACCCCGGGTTTCTCGGCTTGCTCGTGAACGTAGTGCTGCTGGTCGCGGTCTCTATCGTGACGAAAAGCAGTCTCGACAGTACACGGGCTTATCGCCGCGCGGATTGA
- a CDS encoding DUF3311 domain-containing protein, protein MKVLRATLVLVPILALTIAVPFVNHLDPTVFGLPFVLFWVVAWVFATPACLWLVGRVEGRW, encoded by the coding sequence ATGAAAGTGCTGCGCGCGACGCTCGTACTCGTTCCGATCCTCGCGCTGACGATCGCCGTGCCGTTCGTCAACCATCTCGATCCGACGGTCTTCGGGCTTCCGTTCGTTCTGTTCTGGGTCGTAGCGTGGGTCTTCGCGACGCCCGCCTGCCTCTGGCTCGTCGGCCGCGTGGAGGGACGCTGGTGA